The following are encoded in a window of Vigna unguiculata cultivar IT97K-499-35 chromosome 8, ASM411807v1, whole genome shotgun sequence genomic DNA:
- the LOC114195068 gene encoding uncharacterized protein LOC114195068 produces the protein MDVDGGEKCYESTKRKRGSRKKKLLVNDRVEVKSVEEGFLGSWHPGTVVRCEKQKRYVKYDNILDDDESDYLVDGVCVSAVLDGHSSSDFSNEQGFIRPLPPPFEFGERDLPFGLCVDVNYQEGWWEGVIFDHCNGMGERSVLFPDLGDEMKVGTHQLRITQDWDEATENWEPRGKWVFLEVVQECEKESFVAVSVKQIWYDIRTREDFDNIKHWTCNDKDLWRALVEEVVGDYYVLTLEEVFPALNLPEDFLKETPELNSVEPTDNIHCDAAHTNAFGSDTGVSDSPMEKSDSIICFKEEYDRDPLMDGASEKKIIVQEEPVSAVQEIMTGAGEIKQNGSCCSKKRKRRSSVSVSWKPVALTKVEFCPDVVNQYLLGCGSKTIRELLKIKVWKHLAYLGWKIEWTEDRHHPGRGRYRYMSPDAQDEKLYYSIIQVLTHMQLKSNVNTMHPQVDQSRIGSANGSNNSLLLSDQDLDVCPPKGSVGHVDSDDLSQTLSQFLRKKPELRSASPANVSTENRKHKHSRNSKAIMPKCDRKGSRRPRPECLRSSKRVLSAPTVSQQRPQNVLSWLIDREILMPRCKVYYWEEGGSNTDSAQGRVTYDGIKCSCCQKIYGIRGFVNHAGGSGECKPAASIFLKDGRSLLDCMIEAMHDDRTREDMNKPCNDLLRGENDDICSVCQYGGELILCDQCPSAFHWTCLGLNDIPHGDWFCPSCCCAICSQIKTEGSENVPFLTCIQCERKYHVGCLKNREKDKSRRYMENWLCGEECEQIYAGLQSLLGKPLIVGPNNLTWTLEKLNNSESSDVGSSLNDLLAEKYSKLSVALSVMHECFDPLKNPFTGRDIIDDVIFNSRSELNRLNFQGFYIVLLEQNEELISVATIRVFGQKVAEVPLVGTRIQYRRLGMCRILMNELEKNLMQLGVERLVLPAVPAVLETWTKSFGFAQMSNFDRSQFLDCAFLDFQETVMCQKLLTRIPSPQSGVTRETQRKAHDVFTLRCRIEFEKSSSASEVDQAEEIERSRMDQQVVECVSTLPTS, from the exons gtAAAAAGCGTGGAAGAGGGTTTTCTGGGTTCATGGCACCCGGGGACGGTGGTCCGTTGCGAGAAGCAGAAGCGTTATGTAAAATATGACAATATTCTAGATGATGATGAATCAGATTACCTTGTGGATGGGGTGTGTGTTTCAGCTGTTTTGGATGGTCACAGTTCTTCCGATTTTAGCAATGAACAAGGATTCATCAGACCTTTGCCTCCTCCGTTTGAGTTTGGGGAGAGGGACCTTCCGTTTGGTCTGTGTGTTGATGTAAATTATCAAGAAGGCTGGTGGGAAGGAGTTATATTTGATCACTGCAATGGAATGGGGGAGAGGAGCGTGCTCTTCCCAGATTTGGGCGATGAAATGAAGGTAGGAACTCATCAATTGCGGATAACTCAGGATTGGGATGAAGCTACTGAGAATTGGGAGCCACGAGGGAAGTGGGTGTTCCTTGAAGTAGTTCAGGAGTGTGAAAAGGAATCCTTTGTTGCAGTTTCAGTGAAGCAAATATGGTATGATATAAGGACTAGGGAGGATTTTGACAACATAAAACATTGGACTTGTAATGATAAGGATTTGTGGAGAGCCCTTGTAGAGGAGGTGGTTGGTGACTACTATGTTCTCACACTGGAAGAAGTTTTCCCTGCTTTAAACCTTCCTGAGGATTTCCTGAAAGAAACACCAGAACTGAACTCAGTTGAACCTACTGACAACATTCACTGTGATGCTGCACACACTAATGCATTTGGTTCTGACACTGGAGTTTCTGATAGCCCTATGGAAAAAAGTGATAGCATCATTTGCTTTAAAGAGGAATACGATAGAGATCCTTTGATGGATGGGGCATCAGAGAAGAAAATTATTGTGCAGGAGGAACCTGTATCTGCTGTTCAGGAGATCATGACTGGTGCTGGTGAAATAAAGCAGAATGGTAGTTGTTGCTCAAAGAAGAGAAAACGCAGAAGCTCAGTGTCCGTTAGTTGGAAACCTGTGGCACTGACCAAGGTTGAATTCTGTCCTGATGTTGTTAACCAGTATTTACTTGGATGTGGTAGCAAGACCATTAGGGAACTTTTGAAGATTAAGGTATGGAAGCATCTAGCATATCTTGGATGGAAAATTGAGTGGACAGAAGATAGGCATCATCCTGGAAGAGGACGCTACAGGTACATGTCACCTGATGCACAGGACGAGAAGCTTTACTATTCAATTATTCAAGTTTTGACACATATGCAATTGAAGTCCAACGTGAACACTATGCATCCCCAAGTTGACCAAAGTAGGATCGGTTCTGCAAATGGCTCTAACAATTCACTTTTGCTTTCAGACCAGGATCTAGATGTTTGTCCTCCAAAGGGAAGTGTTGGGCATGTTGATAGTGATGATCTATCGCAAACCTTGTCCCAATTTCTTCGAAAAAAGCCTGAATTGCGTAGTGCTTCACCAGCAAATGTATCAACTGAGAATAGAAAACATAAACACTCCAGGAATTCAAAGGCCATCATGCCAAAGTGTGACAGGAAAGGGTCACGACGACCACGACCAGAATGTCTAAGATCAAGCAAAAGGGTGCTGTCTGCTCCAACTGTGTCACAACAACGACCTCAAAATGTTCTGTCTTGGTTAATAGATAGGGAGATACTGATGCCAAGATGTAAGGTCTATTACTGGGAAGAAGGAGGAAGTAACACTGATTCAGCTCAGGGGAGGGTTACTTATGATGGGATTAAGTGTAGCTGTTGCCAGAAAATATATGGTATTCGGGGCTTTGTAAATCATGCTGGTGGAAGTGGTGAGTGCAAGCCTGCTGCCAGCATATTTTTGAAGGATGGTAGGTCACTCTTAGATTGCATGATAGAAGCAATGCACGATGATAGAACAAGGGAAGATATGAACAAACCATGCAATGATCTGTTGAGAGGAGAGAATGACGACATTTGTTCTGTCTGTCAATATGGTGGTGAACTTATTTTATGCGACCAATGTCCATCCGCATTTCATTGGACATGTCTTGGTTTGAAT GATATCCCTCATGGTGACTGGTTTTGCCCATCATGTTGTTGTGCGATTTGCAGCCAAATCAAAACAGAAGGGTCTGAGAATGTACCTTTTCTTACTTGCATTCAATGTGAACGTAAAT ACCACGTTGGATgcttgaaaaatagagaaaaggaTAAGTCAAGAAGATATATGGAAAATTGGTTGTGTGGAGAAGAGTGTGAACAG ATATATGCAGGCCTACAAAGTCTATTAGGAAAGCCACTTATTGTGGGTCCGAACAATCTAACTTGGACACTGGAGAAGCTTAACAACTCTGAGAGTTCTGATGTTGGCAGTTCTCTGAATGACTTATTGGCAGAGAAATACAGCAAACTCAGTGTTGCACTTTCGGTGATGCATGAGTGTTTTGATCCCCTAAAGAACCCTTTCACTGGTAGAGATATCATTGATGATGTTATATTCAACTCTAG GTCTGAGCTCAATCGATTGAATTTCCAGGGTTTCTACATTGTACTTCTGGAGCAAAATGAAGAATTGATTAGTGTAGCAACTATTAG GGTGTTTGGACAGAAAGTAGCTGAGGTACCACTTGTAGGTACCAGAATACAATATCGTCGACTAGGAATGTGTCGCATTTTAATGAATGAGCTTGAAAAG aaCCTCATGCAACTGGGAGTGGAGAGGCTAGTTTTGCCTGCTGTTCCTGCTGTGCTAGAAACTTGGACAAAATCTTTTGGCTTTGCACAGATGTCAAATTTCGACAGGTCACAATTCTTGGACTGTGCTTTCCTAGATTTTCAGGAAACTGTCATGTGCCAGAAGTTGCTGACAAGGATTCCCTCACCCCAGTCAGGTGTAACAAGAG AAACTCAACGAAAAGCACACGATGTTTTTACTCTTAGATGTAGAATTGAGTTTGAGAAGTCCAGTTCAGCATCAGAAGTAGACCAAGCTGAAGAGATAGAGAGAAGTAGGATGGATCAGCAAGTGGTGgagtgtgtttcaactcttccAACTTCATAA